The Microtus pennsylvanicus isolate mMicPen1 chromosome 5, mMicPen1.hap1, whole genome shotgun sequence DNA segment TTCAGGACCAGAGGATGAAGATGAAGGGGTGAACGTCAGGGCTCAGGGCTGCCACTCCTGTTCCTGTCTGGAGGGAGCTGGTCTGCAGGACTACTGGAGGACTGTGACCAGAACCTCAGATCTTGCACTGGCAACACACAGGGCCGTAGCAGCTGGACTGAccgcagcagggcttgcagcagctgcattaacagcagcagggcttgcagcagctggactgacagcaggacccacagcctgaagagcagcagggcttgcagcagctggactgacagcaggacccgcagcctgaagagcagcagggcttgcaacagctggactggcagcaggaagacccacagcctgaagagcagcagggcttgcagcagctggactgacagcagcagggcttgcagcagctggactggcagcagcagggcttgcagcagctggattgacagcaggacccacagcctgaagagcagcagggcttgcagcagctggactgacagcagcagggcttgcagcagctggactgacagcagcagggcttgcagcagctggactgacagcagcagggcttgcagcagctggactgacagcagcagggctggcagcagctagacttgcaacctccacaggagccacagcctccacaggagccacagcctcccttgcagcccccacagCTGGAGCAGGAACAGGCAGGTACACAGCAACACacgggcttgcagcagctggagccacagcccccacagctggagccacagcccccacagctggagccacagcccccacagctggagccacagcctccacagctggagcaggaacaggcaggcacacagcagcacacaggcacacagcagcaggagccacagcccccacagCTGGAGCCACAGCCTCCGGAACAGCCACAGCAGCTCATGGTTCTGGTGATTGGTTGAGGATGGAGTAGGTCAGAGGAACAGATGGAGAGGGAAGATGTGTAGGTGTGGAGCCTCCTGAGCCTGGGCCCTTTATATCCCTGCCCAGGGTCGGATGTGAAGCTGcatttgctttcttccttgttcttgGCCTCCCTGTTTACTCTAGACTTGTTTGGTAgcttttctttggtctgttgaCTCTCTATGGTTGGAATGTGGGTTTTCTGAGGTAATTTCCTGCGGAATTTCATACTGAAGGAAAATGCTCTCTTACTTGGCTCCTGTCATTGAGTGAGGCCTGGTTGGAACTCAGGCTCTTACACCCGTATGCAGGTTTCCATTGTCCTCTCCTGCAGAATGGGGATTCCCAGAGTGGCCTCCAAGGATGTGAAGGTTTTGTGAGATAATTCCTGCTTATGCCTACTTGAGTCCCTGCCGAGGGCTCCCACctctgtgtggtgctgtgtgtcTGAGACATGCTCAGGCTGTGGCTTCTGCTGAATATCTGGTTCCGAGATGCCCTCAGACCAGTGCCATGCCACCCTCTGCTGCTTCCCTTTGTGCGACACAGCAGTGATGGCAGGGTTCTCCACCCTGGGGAGATGGTGTCTTTGCTTCTGTCTTCCTGTTCCCAGGACAGTCTCTgtagctgtgacattcctaataTGCATGATATTCTGAGACATTTGTGTGCCTCTCCCTTCAGCTATCAGACTATTGAATTACAGTCCTCAAGGTATTGGAATTTTCCCAGGAGTCTCACGCTGGGGAAGGGAAAGGCTGAAGCCTGGTGCCAGCCAGAGGGGAGCCTGTCTCCCAGAGAGATCTCACAGAGTTCTGAGAATTTAGACCACCTTGCAGgagagcctggagctcacagtaATTGGTCTGTGATGGGCAGGACCATACCCTGACCAGGACTGTTTGGCTCTGCACACCTCCTGCCCTCTGTTTAAACCCAAATTTCATGACAGGACCTGAGAAtgggctagggaggtggctgGACGTCTTTGTTGCTCATCCCGATATGGTGACTCTGAATAAtactcctttctctgtttttactATGACTTGTCTGTTAATGGTTCCATTGAGAGGAGCTGGGTATAGATTAGAAATACTGGGGCCCAGGCTCATACCCTAATAACTCTGATAACAATTGTGGTAAGATGGGGTGCACGTTTTTTTCTTAGAAAGTTGACTCAGGATGGAGAGGCCAGAGCAAGTGGTGCCACAGCCATGTAGTCACTTTATGCTAGGGGTTTTCTTCTTAATCTTCCCACTTTAGCCAGCGTCAGCTGCTTCAGTCTCAACTAGGTGCAGCAGAGAAATGAACgctgtgtttctgttttggagTCTAGACAAAGTCATTTCTTGGTACGTTTCTTCTTTGTCTGTACCTTTCTTTCAGTTTGGGTCCTTTGCACACTCATACAActgttctttctgtatttctctctccATTGGTAAAGGTCTCCAAGCTTTGGCTGTTGAATGCCCAGGAGGGCAGTTTTAATTGCCTTTTAGATTTAACTTTTCTGTAACATCCTGTCAAAGCTTAGACAGTCCTTAGTGGCACTTGGGTGCTTCAAAAGGCTGCTTTGCACGTTTTTATCCTTGGCCTCGCAAAACTCAGAGTTTGTCAAGCCTCTGAAGGAAGTTGGCACCAGATGTTACAGTTGTATagcgatattttgtttgtgttttaacaaataaagtttgcctgaagatcagagaacacAGCTAAGCCGCTAGAGACCagggaatggtggtgcacacatttaatcctaggatttgggagacagaggcagagggatctctgttagttcaaggctatcctgggctacacaaaattgaaactgtctaaaagagaaacagagctcacacaaaggtgatcccagcacttgggatcccacgcctttaatcccagcactaggaaggtggagacaggagtgatatggctgggcggagagaggaatataaagaggaagagacaggagtcagtgcagtctggagatgcagtttgAAGCAGTTAGTCCAAGGATAcactctgaggacaggatcgcccttttGTCTAAGGATTCAGCAGAGTTAAAAGgcctctctagtggctgactgcactgcttctctggTCTCTCAGCTTTCAGCCCcttatatctgactccaggtttttattaaggaaaattagaattcgtgctacacaGGTGTGTCTCTGGTCTTGCATTTTTGAAGTAAATAACTCAGCCAAAGCATGCAGAAGACATGCACAGGTTCAAGCCGATTGGGTCTCAGCCCTGAGAGTGAGGGTCCCACTCCTAGCCAAGGGCTATCAGAAATTGGTATCCACTggcaaatggaaaataaatgtttttccaGTAGTCTCACTGGTACATAATCCACGCTTCAGGGCAGGCCCCACATGTAATCGTAAGCCCTGGGAGTAGCTGACCAACCGAAAAATGAGTTCAGTGGTATTTCTatggactttttgttttattttgctttgtttgagcatTTCTCCCCTTATGGGTCTTTTGCTTGTCAGTTTTGAttttcgtttttttgtttttgcaggtttttttttaaaaaatgttatatgTTTCTTAGgtttttaagtttgtttcttGTAACATGATGGGctgcctgcttgttgttggggtttttgtcccgaccggtaccccacaactgtttagccccaaagaaaatcacacataggtctccataaattataagctgattggcccattagatcaggctacttattagttcttgtagcttatattaacccattattctgatctatgttatccatgtggctcagtacctttttcaatggggcagatcacattctgctgcttcggtggtctgggcaggagtgggaggaatcaacttcctccttcccagaattctcctgttctcattgcatcatttctacttcctgtctggttttcccgcctatacttcctgcctggccaatcagcgtttatttaaaacatgattaacagattacagacaattctcccgtacCAGTTTCTGAAAGAGAGAACATATAGTTAGGTGAGTaaggaggtggggagaatctgAGGGGAACCGAGAGGCATGATCAAAATACAGTATatagaaaaaattcaaaaatcagGTCAGTGGtaacatatgcctttaatctcagcatttgggaggcagagacagaaagatctctgtgagtttgaggccatcctggtctacagagcaagttttaggagAGCCAAAGCTAtctagaaaaactctgtctcagaaaaatactAACAATTTTCAACTAAAAAGATAATTATAATTCAGCCAAGAGACATAGATAGTTTGATCAGAAGTTTATTTAGCAAAGCATACATTCCAAATGAAGTTTGAAGCAGTTTACTCCAAAGCAGTGATCAGCCTGGTGGCTTAGGTGACATCTTCCCCCTTCCagacctttcttcttcctttctttgttttaggGTTTTTCTTCCTGTGAGCCCcacaaaaggtgtgtgtgtgtgtgtgtgtgtgtgtgtgtgtgtgtgtgtgtgtaccagaatGCAGGGACGTTATTTTGACCTCAGATCTTTTGAGGATGCAGACCCTCTGCATATTCAAAATCATGTGTAAGTATGCCTGCCCAGAGGCTTTCATTCCTGATATAACTGGAATAACCTATCTTAAATTTCAAGGCGGTTAAACCACAAAAGGCCATCGTAAGCCTTAGGGGACAGATACACCAGGACATACctgcagttttccttagttattctTATTTATCTCCTTGTTTACCTACTATCACAAGGCCCTGTGAGAAAGTAATACCTGCCGGCCAGGAAGAGACCTTGCCAGAGCCTCAACCTGCCAGCACTTGGTGTTGCCTTCTGCTACAAAGCCCAGAGAAGACCATGCCCATGGTTTATCAGGAGTGCCATGCAAGCCCACAgtggattttgtgtgtgagtgtgtgtgtgtgtctcaaggTTAACGATAAATATCATAGGTAAGGGGCAGATATGGGACCCagcagggaggtggaggcagaggcaaaaggaggtGCCAAATGACATGTGTGGGAAAGATTATAGGGTTTGGTAACAGGTATGACTGCGGGCACCCAAGAGGACCACAAGCTCTTCATCGTGGAAGGTAGGAAGGCATGATTCCCTGAGCCTGGAACGGCTCCTCAGCTGAACCATGACCCTGTCCCAAAGCACCTCAGAGATTGCTTTCTCTGGGGAAAGGGTCTTTACAAATGTAgtaagttggggctggagagatgactgagcggttaggagcactgactgctctttcagaggaccagtgttcaattcccagcacccacatgacagcttgcaactgtctgtaactccagttccaggggatctgacaccgtgtcatcaatgcacataaaattaaattaattatatattgaaaaacaaatgtaataagTTACCAAGGGGCCATAGCAGACTTCAGAGGCCTCGTTGCACACAACTGCACCACCAGAAATGGAACcatggcacagacacacagaagaagaGCACAAGGAGAAGATGGGACCACGGGAGGAAAGAGGCCACAGCTACTGC contains these protein-coding regions:
- the LOC142851034 gene encoding uncharacterized protein LOC142851034; its protein translation is MSCCGCSGGCGSSCGGCGSCCCVPVCCCVPACSCSSCGGCGSSCGGCGSSCGGCGSSCGGCGSSCCKPVCCCVPACSCSSCGGCKGGCGSCGGCGSCGGCKSSCCQPCCCQSSCCKPCCCQSSCCKPCCCQSSCCKPCCCQSSCCKPCCSSGCGSCCQSSCCKPCCCQSSCCKPCCCQSSCCKPCCSSGCGSSCCQSSCCKPCCSQSSCYGPVCCQCKI